The following DNA comes from Naumovozyma castellii chromosome 4, complete genome.
GAAAAATTATGTCATTGGGAAAAAGTATGGTAAAATGGACAAATCTTTTCTCGGTCGCCATTCCCTACAGCGCTTCCTCCGTAGGCCACATCAGTGAAGATGGGTTGGAGACCGTGCCTTATTTAGCGATGCTCTGACAAATGTCGTGGGAGCCCTTATTCGAAGCAGCAGGGGAATCTTACGTACAATGGGAGAATTTAAGCCTACATCCGTAACGTATGACTCTTGCAGCAGTTAAGTTCAGCCATCTGATTTAATTAGATGAGATAAAATGGTTAACTTACATTGTACCCAAGAAACCCACGAAGAACCACCGAACCTCATCAAGTATGGATTTCGTGTCTCTGGAACTCATATCTAAGGAATGTTTACGCGTTCGACTCTGATCTCCGAAGTAGGAGTGATTCGTCTTTACTAAAACAGGCCCCATTGGGCATTGGATAACCTACAATAAATCGGCTTATCGGGTATTTTAGCTAATGACATTCTCTTTGCTCCCGGTTTTCCAGAAACGGTAACTCATTTTGAGACTTTCAAAACTGTGTCATTGGATATTACATCTTCTTTTTGGGAGTAGTTTCGTGATTCCTGTTTTTGATAAATGTTATTCAACTTTTGCTGCTTATCGTAGGTTTTTTTTAGAGGTATTACTAATATAAATCCAAGGGAGTAATCAGGGCAAATTAGATATTCGTTTAAGTATACTATATAAGTTTGGTTTTCTATGTATCATAATTAAGCacataatttcaaatgagaCCTACTTCTCCATGGGTTGCGGAATGGTAAATTGGCGACGGCGATGCTCGGCCGGTTTGATCAAGATCCTTCAATGACGCGGTCACCTTGCGTGATTGCACAGGTCTCTCTCGTAGCTTAACTAATactatatatttattctatAGATCATCTGGACTACACTTAGGTATGGTTGATGCTAgaatcaaaaattttataGAAGCATAAGATAAGTTTATTATGAGCCTAAAAAATTCAAGACAGTGAATCTAAGATAGAAAAAAAGTTTTAGAATTCGAAGGTAAAGttataaaataatttatttgaatttatgaTTGGAGTTGGCTTCTCCGACTAtgtcaaaaaataaatggtTCCAATGTGATGATAGTTCTATCAATTGGGACACCTATATAAAGGAAATTTATCGAAACCTACTAAGCTACCaaacattttcatttttatattattattaaaatttgtaaTGTTTAATCTTACTTAAACTAagatattttaaaattttaacCAAATCACAATTGTTGTGCAAAGGGAAGCATTATGTTCAGGAAAACAGAGATCAATACACATTAACTAGAAATAAGTATTTTATAATGTTTCTGCAATTATATGATAAATGgtgaataaaaaaaataggAAAAAAATCTTACTAAGTTATGgtcatttaataatttataaGATGATCATAAAAATTTTACATAGTTATGCATGCATTAAAAATCATCCCACTCGTCATCGTTCTTCTTAGATTTAGTATTGGTTGGTTGATAATTTTGTTCTGAAGAAGGTTCATTATTTCCGTCAGCATCGAGTCTCGTATATTCAGCATTGGGATTCTGTTGGTCCACAACATATTGATCTTGTAAATTCTTCGTGAATTGTTGAATGGCTTGATATCCATAAGTACTTGTCTCTTGAAACTTTTGTCCAAACTGACTTGCAGCTCTTTTAGTTTCTTCCGATAATTCACCAGATTGCCATTGTTGGTAGCCAGGTTTAATGACAGTCTCATTAACGTCATCTAATGACTTAGTAACTGCAGAGGAGAAAAGTCCCCATCCTCTTGTCAAAGTCCCTAGAGGATCGTTTTGGAGATTTTCTAAACTTAAAGTATTCGAATTCAAATTTGCTTGAGAATTGCTTGCTGATTTGTTAGCTGTTGGATTGATAGGAGTACTACCAAAACCTTGGTACTTACCACCCTTAGAGGGAGGTAAGTGATCAGGTCTTGATTGATTCTTCTCACCTAGTTTAGAAAAATAGGCctcattcttttctttctgaTCATCTGAAATCTTTGGGGTAGTGGAACGACGGTTCTCTAATGGTATATTGTCGTTCACTTGAGGCTTTGCTCCTTGAGTAGCTAGTGTGGATGGATCGAAACCTGGATGTTCAGGTTCAACAAAGTCAGTGCCTTCCACTTCACAAGttaatttttgtttgtaATCTTCAGCAATAGGATTATCATATTTGATTTTCTGGGGTAGAGACAGATCTATACCATGTAATGACATATAATCATTAAAGTTTTGGTTACCACCCTTTTCcattctttccaattcttctgGTTTAAACTGATCCATAGTGATCGACCTTACAAAGGAAATATGAACACCAAGACTTCTATGGGTTCCAGCACATTCTAAACAGATAAAGACACCAAATTTTGGGGAGGCCCATTGCGGGTTTGGGGCATGACAATCAACACATTTCTTGTTTGCACCGATTTTTTGTAGTTGCAACAGACGTCTACGGGTATCTGGATCAACTTTCCAATCTGACATCTTTCAGTAAATATATAGGCAATCAAAGGGATGAGCTCGAAGGGTCAAATAAGCTCCAAAAATATACTGTAATGTGGAATAACAGAGTAGTTTTCGTAGCGTATAATTCCAAGATTCGTTAAAGTTTTGtttcaatgttttttttgtttttttcaGCGAAGTGAAATTTTGATTGACCACTCAATAATATGGACAGCAAACAAAGTTACAACATAGATATGGTCCTACTCCTGAATATTAATAGTAAATAGATAAATAAATCGGTGGTAAAATGAATGTCTACGTAATGTTACATGATGATGAGACAGCATCGACCTctgtttttgttttcatttcttcatGTCCTTCAATACTCCTCTAACATATCCCATATCCTCTATTAGCATTCTTTTCAGCCATTGGCATTCCTGCCGCTGCATCTCAAGATCCCTTTGTAATTGGGAAATTCTATTATCCTTTTCTAAGAGCAGCGTGGTATATGTGCTTTTCATTTCTTGAGCCAAAGCGTTTAACCTGGGGAGCATGGTATCGATGGGGTCGCCTATCGGGACTGCCGTATTAGAATCAATGGTGCCCGTATCAATCTCATTAGTACTAGGGACATCCTCTCGATCATTATCCAAACTCTTCTCATTCATTAAACGggaaatattattgttttccGTCATGTTAAGATTCATTTCATCAGTCATCGGATTCATTGctatattattaaacacCTCAGGGGAAATaggtttcaatttcttaattgGATCTGTTAACTGTAACAATTCTTCCATGGCAGTATCATCGAAATTTTCTACTCCCAACGCACCAAGAGATCGCCTCTTCAAAGAGGTCACATTTCCTGGAAGGGTGttagtattattaaaattattggGGTTTGATGTGAGATCCtcattaaaattgaatccAAATGAACCTGGACTCGTAGGTTTGGTATAATAGCCACTTAATGATCTAGAGTTGACATCTTGTTGGAATGGTTGGAATTTCTTATTCAATGTGGCATCCAATATACTAGGATTCAAGGTCccattatttattgttgtCTCAATTGCATTTGATGCCAAACCTTTTGCTGGggaattttttattttgctATTTTTAGCTTTGGctggaatattatttttctttatattttttgcaGTGTTGATAGGTTTATCATTCTTTCGACTTTTCCTTTTGGTTACCTTTGCCGTGGTTGCTGTTGATCCAGTGCTGTTTCCTACATCTCTTTTCGGCGATGAGGTCGTAGTGAACACTTTCTTACGCCcttgatttttcaaagcaCCTGTTTGAGGTTCGTAAACGGAAAGGATATTTTTCACTACCTCTTGCCATAGTGGttcatttgataattcGGCGTCGTCTTTAATGGCATATGATTCTTGACCTAgtttattaaaatatctACCGTATTGACTGACATCAAAACTTAATTCAAGTTCCTTAATAATTTGCTGAAACTTCTGCCACAGTTCAATTGGAGACTTAGGTGATGTAGAttgatcatcatcatttgaGGCCATTGCTATGGTTGcattatatatttgagaCATCTTTAAGAAAATGGACGTGTAATCCTCCGGAGAGTCCTTCATACCATTGTAGGAGAGAGAAAGATTATTAGAATTGGCCTGCACTGATTCTGTCAATGTATTTGAATTACCATCTGTGGTATTAGAGATGGGTGTAATTACAGCTGTCTGAGGTGACGGTGTATTGTATAGGGAAGTGACATTGATGACTCCATTTTGTGATAAAAGTTGGTATGACTTTATTATGAAAGTGTCAAGCCTTGATGGTTGATACATGGCATCGATCGGGGAAGTGATCTGGTCAGATAAAGTTGCAAAATCCAGTTCATTCATGGCATTCATTTATGTCAAATGAAGCACTTTTCTcagaaaatggaaatctCAGTATATAAGAGAAAAGTCAcccaattgaagaaaaaaataagtTCAACAGATCAGCTTTACTTCAATATTACGTTCGGAAGAGATGAGGAGGGTGGAGCTGTTGTGTTAGGATATTGTGAAAATATAAGTAAGTTAGCGCAGTGCCTTCACCCAACTGGGAGAATATTATCTTGGGAGCAATTCGGAAAGCAGCTAACTTCGTAGCAACCTAATTCCAGCTTCAATTTGCTGATGTTTCTGTCTTGCACTACCAAATTATCAGGTAAATCAactttttttccaaaatttttcaccttTGAGATTTATCCGTTTTAGGCGATTTCCAACACGAAACATCCAATGATGACAAGTAGACAAGATCAGTTTGTTAATGCAATATCTATAAACAAAGAGAAACTACCAGTGAATACGCTCGAGAAACTAACAAGATGCAAGCAAGTCCAGTGCCACCTCCAAGTTTATTGCGCAGAAAGAAGGAACACAGACGTGGTATCACGTACACACTGTTGTTATGCGGGAATGCAGGTACAGGTAAAACTACTTTTGCCAACAATTTGCTAGAATCCAATATATTTCCTcacaaattcaataattcagatTACATGGAAAATTCGAAGTTGATTTCAGATCGGATTAAGATTATATCTCCTACAAAAGTCgtttcattcaattctaaGAACGGTATCCCTTCATTCATGGCAGAATTTGATCCAGATCGCTCTGCCCTAGAGTCAGGTATTACAATCACTTCAACTTCATTAGAAATTACTGGTGCACCCGATGAGAATGGAAATctaaatgatgatgacacTTTACTTTTTAATTTGATAAACACTCATGGTatcaatgaaaatttagaCGATTCATTGTGTTTTGATGAGACTACTTCTTATTTGGAACAACAATTCGATACCGTTCTTGcagaagaaacaagaataagaagaaatccaCGTTTTGAAGATACAAGAGTGCATATCGCAttatatttcattgaacCTACCGGTCATGGTTTGAGAGAAATTGACGTTGAGTTAATGAAACGTATATCTCGTTATACAAATGTGCTCCCCATAATTGCCAAAGCAGATGCATTAACaaaagatgaattaaaatCGTTTCGGAAGAATATTATGGAAGATGTGGAAAGATTCAATGTCCCGGTATATAAATTTGAACTTGATcctgatgatgatgattttgaagctattgaagagaatagaatattatcttcattaCAACCTTTCGCAATCATTTCATCGGATACCAAAAATGCTGATGGCAAATATATTAGAGAATACCCATGGGGTACTATCGAAATAGATGACGATAAGGTATCTGATTTACGTGTTCTTAAAAATGTTCTTTTTGGATCACATTTACAAGAATTCAAGGATACAACTCAAAATTTACTTTATGAAAACTATAGAGCAGATAAACTATCAACAATAACACAAAATGGTCCAATTATGacaaatgaagaagaggaagaagaagaagaagcacAAGAGAACAGAGATAATAAGAGACACTCGACGGTACCAAGTTTAAGCAATTTTGCCTCGTTAATAAATACAGGTCACTTTAAGTCATCACAATCTCTGGCATTGAGTTCCGACCTGCCAGCAACGCCAAAGATTAAACATGAGGATTTATCTACTGATCATGAATCACCTATCAAACAAATGTCTGATGAAATtagaaatgaaaatgaacaaatcataagaaatatcaagaaagaGTCTTCACCAAGATTACCAAACTTAGCTGATACTCCAGAAAGGAcaaaattaagaaatatttcagagACTGTACCATATGTGTTGAGACATGAACGTATAATTGCTAGGCAACAAAAATTGGAGGAATTAGAAGCACAATCGGCAAAGGAATTACAGAAACGtattcaagaattggaaaaaaaggctcaagatttgaaattaagaGAAAGATTGTTGAAACAACAGGCGCAAAATGGTTCAGCATCTTCTCTAGTATCGTCTTCAAATCCTAAAAcccaattgaaaaaaggTGACACCTATACTGATTTAAACTCAATTGTATCTAGTAGAGATTAGTTTCATTAGGTGTCATCTATATTTTGTACCTATATGTTATGTTAAAATGAACTATgtaagaaaataataaagatttttatattattacagagggaaagaaaaaagtTAGATTATAACCAAtgttaaaaaataaaaggaCAGTGGTAGGTCCTTAGAAACAGAGAAGGAGATGTCCAATATGGATAAAAAAATGCTTAAAAGTAtgacaataataaaacaaaCGAACATTTAGCAAAAAATAGATCgaaaaaatagaatataatgaaatggTCAGGgagaaagaataaaaaattaaaattataatGGGGATGACAAACATGCTGAAAtactgaagaaaaaaaagtaGCAAACGGTAAAGACTTGAATTGAGAAGGAATGGTCTAGATGGATGCACTAACTTCTAATGTCATTCATGCcattaatttttattatatgtGGCAGAATAACTGTAATTACT
Coding sequences within:
- the GCS1 gene encoding GTPase-activating protein GCS1 (ancestral locus Anc_2.46), coding for MSDWKVDPDTRRRLLQLQKIGANKKCVDCHAPNPQWASPKFGVFICLECAGTHRSLGVHISFVRSITMDQFKPEELERMEKGGNQNFNDYMSLHGIDLSLPQKIKYDNPIAEDYKQKLTCEVEGTDFVEPEHPGFDPSTLATQGAKPQVNDNIPLENRRSTTPKISDDQKEKNEAYFSKLGEKNQSRPDHLPPSKGGKYQGFGSTPINPTANKSASNSQANLNSNTLSLENLQNDPLGTLTRGWGLFSSAVTKSLDDVNETVIKPGYQQWQSGELSEETKRAASQFGQKFQETSTYGYQAIQQFTKNLQDQYVVDQQNPNAEYTRLDADGNNEPSSEQNYQPTNTKSKKNDDEWDDF
- the NCAS0D00270 gene encoding uncharacterized protein (ancestral locus Anc_2.50), with the translated sequence MNAMNELDFATLSDQITSPIDAMYQPSRLDTFIIKSYQLLSQNGVINVTSLYNTPSPQTAVITPISNTTDGNSNTLTESVQANSNNLSLSYNGMKDSPEDYTSIFLKMSQIYNATIAMASNDDDQSTSPKSPIELWQKFQQIIKELELSFDVSQYGRYFNKLGQESYAIKDDAELSNEPLWQEVVKNILSVYEPQTGALKNQGRKKVFTTTSSPKRDVGNSTGSTATTAKVTKRKSRKNDKPINTAKNIKKNNIPAKAKNSKIKNSPAKGLASNAIETTINNGTLNPSILDATLNKKFQPFQQDVNSRSLSGYYTKPTSPGSFGFNFNEDLTSNPNNFNNTNTLPGNVTSLKRRSLGALGVENFDDTAMEELLQLTDPIKKLKPISPEVFNNIAMNPMTDEMNLNMTENNNISRLMNEKSLDNDREDVPSTNEIDTGTIDSNTAVPIGDPIDTMLPRLNALAQEMKSTYTTLLLEKDNRISQLQRDLEMQRQECQWLKRMLIEDMGYVRGVLKDMKK
- the SHS1 gene encoding septin SHS1 (ancestral locus Anc_2.51); the protein is MQASPVPPPSLLRRKKEHRRGITYTLLLCGNAGTGKTTFANNLLESNIFPHKFNNSDYMENSKLISDRIKIISPTKVVSFNSKNGIPSFMAEFDPDRSALESGITITSTSLEITGAPDENGNLNDDDTLLFNLINTHGINENLDDSLCFDETTSYLEQQFDTVLAEETRIRRNPRFEDTRVHIALYFIEPTGHGLREIDVELMKRISRYTNVLPIIAKADALTKDELKSFRKNIMEDVERFNVPVYKFELDPDDDDFEAIEENRILSSLQPFAIISSDTKNADGKYIREYPWGTIEIDDDKVSDLRVLKNVLFGSHLQEFKDTTQNLLYENYRADKLSTITQNGPIMTNEEEEEEEEAQENRDNKRHSTVPSLSNFASLINTGHFKSSQSLALSSDLPATPKIKHEDLSTDHESPIKQMSDEIRNENEQIIRNIKKESSPRLPNLADTPERTKLRNISETVPYVLRHERIIARQQKLEELEAQSAKELQKRIQELEKKAQDLKLRERLLKQQAQNGSASSLVSSSNPKTQLKKGDTYTDLNSIVSSRD